The following are encoded together in the Meriones unguiculatus strain TT.TT164.6M chromosome 16, Bangor_MerUng_6.1, whole genome shotgun sequence genome:
- the LOC110548734 gene encoding triggering receptor expressed on myeloid cells 3-like — protein sequence MEEAGPWGLSQLLLWLGLLLCISGLQAGGKEEQKCLLEGKNLTMTCPYSIRLYSLSLKAWQWVRSLGSPETLVLTNSRNTDFSFAQAGRYLLEDYPTEAVVKVTVIGLQRQDGGLYQCVVFLSPDNLVVLHDRIRLVQCQDQLVMVIVLTCGFILNKGLVFSVLFVFLCKAGPKVSQPSKMSEVQGVSEK from the exons ATGGAGGAGGCAGGGCCCTGGGGGCTTTCACAACTGCTGCTATGGCTGGGGCTGTTGCTCTGCATCTCGG GGCTCCAAGCAGGAGGTAAGGAAGAACAGAAGTGCCTTCTGGAAGGCAAGAACCTGACCATGACTTGTCCTTACAGCATCAGGTTATACTCACTCAGCCTGAAGGCCTGGCAGTGGGTGAGAAGCTTGGGTTCTCCAGAGACCTTGGTGCTCACAAACAGCAGAAATACAGACTTCAGTTTTGCCCAGGCTGGGAGGTACTTGCTGGAAGATTATCCCACTGAAGCCGTTGTCAAGGTCACGGTGATTGGTCTGCAGAGGCAGGATGGGGGGCTGTACCAGTGTGTGGTCTTCCTGTCCCCTGACAACCTTGTTGTACTGCATGATCGGATTCGGCTGGTACAGTGCCAAG ACCAGCTCGTGATGGTGATCGTTCTAACATGTGGCTTTATCCTGAACAAGGGCCTGGTGTTCTCagtcctgtttgtttttctctgcaaAGCTGGGCCTAAG GTGTCACAGCCTTCCAAGATGTCCGAAGTACAGGGAGTCTCTGAGAAATAG
- the LOC110548744 gene encoding trem-like transcript 4 protein, producing MAWRCSQLLLAPVLLVFLASGVWGAAVSEEVRRVVGQNLSVQCQYKPEAGPYVQKTWCQQTAPTRCNRVVTTSEPRKADKASQSTIWDDPEAGFFSITMTHLTEKDSAFYWCGPYNPSRNEMNVLRNISLVVSPASTPPQMTTWFPTSTASTPPQMTTWFPTSTVLTALPEETTGSSINGSEYRNQSSPSSPCWTSTSLLLSVQCGLLLLKGLLLSVFCVVICRRRCQGQEYRAEAVKMEVSEYASFSAVRKSSGYGKNDYTQ from the exons ATGGCCTGGAGGTGCTCACAACTGCTTTTGGCCCCTGTGTTGCTGGTGTTCCTGGCCTCAG GTGTCTGGGGTGCGGCAGTATCTGAGGAAGTCCGTAGAGTGGTAGGACAGAACCTATCGGTGCAGTGCCAGTACAAGCCCGAGGCGGGGCCTTATGTGCAGAAAACGTGGTGTCAGCAGACAGCTCCAACTAGATGTAATCGAGTGGTCACCACCTCTGAGCCTCGGAAGGCAGACAAGGCGTCCCAGAGCACAATCTGGGATGATCCTGAAGCCGGCTTCTTCAGCATCACCATGACCCACCTCACGGAGAAGGACTCAGCATTCTACTGGTGTGGACCATACAACCCCTCCCGCAACGAGATGAACGTTCTCCGAAACATCAGCCTGGTGGTGTCTCCAG caTCAACTCCTCCACAGATGACAACTTGGTTCCCAACAAGCACAG CATCAACTCCTCCACAGATGACTACTTGGTTCCCAACAAGCACAG TTctgacagctcttccagaggagacCACTGGCTCGTCCATCAATGGCTCTGAGTACAG AAACCAaagttctccttcctctccttgctGGACCTCCACGAGCCTTCTGCTCTCCGTTCAGTGTGGACTCCTCCTGCTCAAGGGCCTGCTGCTGTCAGTTTTCTGTGTGGTTATTTGCCGAAGGCGCTGCCAG GGACAGGAATATAGGGCAGAGGCAGTGAAGATGGAGGTTTCAGAATATGCCAGCTTCAGTGCTGTCCGGAAGTCCTCAGGGTATGGGAAGAACGACTATACCCAGTGA